The DNA segment GGGGGCCCATAATAATGGTATAGTCATCTTTATCAGACCAGCGGCTATGATGTTaagaagagaaaataaaatattaaaaatgggCTCCTCCTAGGATAGATCTTAACTATAGTTAGCTCTCTCAACCATTGATCAAAGGTTAAATTCTAACCATGGTTTAAAAAATCCAACCTTTAAAAAGCCCACTTTGGCTTCTCTTCACTTCGCATCATTTCATCGTCTCTTCCATACACTTCAAATGATCTTCTCCTCTGATcattaatctctttaatctttctcaAGTCTTCTTGTTCGTGATCTCTCTTCCTTCCCCCGGTAATAATAATTAACGTCGACAGTGATTTGTAACTACAGTGTAACGTTCAGACTTAGGAGTTAATAAGTTTTTGTCTGTTGTTGTAGGTAACGGAAAAAGATGTCGGCAGGTAACGGAAATGCTAACGGTGACGGAGGCTTCAGCTTCCCTAAAGGACCAGCGATGCCGAAGATAACGACGGGAGCTAAGAGGGGTAGCGAAATATGCCACGATGACAGTGGTCCGACGGTGAAGGCGACGACGATCGATGAGCTTCACTCGTTGCAGAAGAAGCGTTCTGCTCCCACCACACCTATTAACCAGAGCGGCGCCGCCGCTTTCGCCGCCGTCTCGGAGGAAGAGCGCCAGAAGATTCAACTCCAGTCTATCAGGTCCATTATTAACACATGACGTTACAAATTTTTATAACCATTTTCTTGgctgttttctttattttaaaaaaaattatatcgaATTAAACAAGATATTGCGTTTTCGTGTCCATCATTTTCataaaaaacagaacaaaatcaggagttttgttttcttatttttagaATTGTCTATAGccagatatatttatatttaatttattaaaaaaatatctaagcgTTACTCGTTTTACGTTTTTTACTcaatatgttatttattttgttgtaCGGATTATTTAAAGAGAATTTAATGCGCCACAGCGACAGTTACCCGATGAAATATTTAAGTACATGACACGTGTAATAAATTGACACGTAACTTTAATTTTGACGCACATAGTGCATCATTGGCGTCGTTGACGAGAGAGTCTGGACCCAAAGTGGTGAGAGGAGATCCGGCGGAGAAGAAGGCCGACGGTTCAACTACTCCGGCGTACGCACACGGCCAGCATCACTCCATCTTCTCTCCGGACTTAGGAGCAGTCAGTGACAGCTCCTTGAAATTCACCCACGTCCTCTACAACCTCTCCCCTGCAGAGCTCTACGAGCAGGCTATCAAGTACGAGAAAGGCTCGTTCATCACTTCCAATGGAGCTCTGGCGACTCTTTCCGGTGCGAAAACTGGTCGTGCTCCGAGGGATAAGCGTGTCGTTAGAGATGCCACGACAGAGGGCGAGCTTTGGTGGGGAAAGTGAGTATTATCCTCTGTTTTCCTCTGTTTTCCTCTGTTTCAGTTTTTGATGGAATGTTCAAAGATTTGATCTTTTTCGAAATTTTGAATTAGGGGTTCGCCTAATATCGAGATGGATGAACATACCTTCATGGTGAACAGAGAAAGAGCTGTTGATTACTTGAACTCCTTGGAAAAGGTATAAACTTGAAACACAACCTCTGTAAGCTTTTGAGTTTTGGTCTTAGTTAATGAACTAGCTGTTACTGTTTGGGGTTGTTAGGTGTTTGTGAATGATCAGTTCTTGAACTGGGACCCGGAGAACAGAATCAAAGTCAGAATCGTCTCAGCTAGAGCTTACCACTCTCTCTTCATGCACAACATGTAAGTCAAAACACCTTTCCTTTTATTGTTTACAAACAACAATGTGTCCCCCTCTTGATTCCGCCGTTGGGCAGGTGTATCCGACCAACTCCCGAGGAGCTTGAGAGCTTCGGTACTCCGGACTTCACTATATACAACGCTGGGCAGTTTCCGTGTAACCGTTACACTCACTACATGACTTCCTCCACTAGCGTAGACCTGAATCTCAGTAGGAGGGAGATGGTTATACTGGGAACTCAGTATGCTGGTGAGATGAAGAAGGGTCTCTTCAGCGTGATGCATTACCTTATGCCTAAGCGTCGGATCCTCTCCCTTCACTCTGGTTGCAATATGGGCAAAGAGGGAGATGTTGCTCTCTTCTTTGGACTCTCAGGTATAGTGGTAGTGTGGTGGTGAAGGGAAGAAGATAAGGGACTGCGGTTGAGATTGAtggttgttttgtttttttgtttcaggGACTGGGAAGACAACGCTGTCTACTGATCACAACAGGTACCTGATAGGAGATGATGAGCACTGTTGGACTGAGACTGGTGTCTCGAACATTGAGGGTGGATGCTATGCTAAGTGCGTTGATCTTTCTAGGGAGAAGGAGCCTGATATCTGGAACGCTATCAAGTTTGGAACAGGTAAAGAACACACAAATCTATTGGATtgtttaattttgataattcatcacaataactttataattaaacttaaaaactaaaaatgtcatataaatgtataaaatatataaaacaaatctaCAATTTGCTAACGCATGCCTAGCCGGTAGTCCTCTATAAAGCGGCTagcgatttttagaacattggaGATAACAATagagtttttttgtttatctttgTATGCAGTTTTGGAAAATGTTGTGTTTGATGAGCACACCAGAGAAGTGGATTATTCTGATAAATCCGTTACcggtaaaaaaataaataatgtttttcttattttttttctcaacttttttttttaacaatcaaCCGAATGATCATCGTTGATTCTCCTTGTCTTGCAGAGAACACACGTGCTGCTTACCCTATTGAGTTCATTCCAAACGCGAAAATACCTTGCGTTGGTCCACACCCCAAGAATGTGATTCTTCTGGCATGTGATGCCTTTGGTGTTCTCCCACCTGTGAGCAAGCTGAACCTGGCGCAAACCATGTACCACTTCATTAGTGGTTACACTGCTCTGGTTGCTGGGACAGAGGACGGTATCAAGGAGCCAACAGCTACATTCTCAGCATGCTTTGGTGCAGCTTTCATAATGCTGCATCCTACAAAGTACGCAGCTATGTTGGCCGAGAAGATGAAGACGCAAGGCGCTACTGGATGGCTCGTTAACACTGGTTGGTCCGGTGGCAGCTATGGagttggaaacaggatcaagctggCGTATACTAGGAAGATCATCGATGCAATCCATTCAGGTAGCTTGTTGAAGGCGAACTACAAGAAGACGGAGATATTTGGGTTTGAAATCCCAACTGAGATCGAAGGGATACCTTCAGAGATCTTGGATCCGATCAACTCGGTTAGTTTCTGCCAAAAAACTCTCTTTAACTTGTTAGAATTGGTAGCTGATGATGAATGATATTTGTTTTTGCAGTGGTCTGATAAGAAAGCACATAAGGAGACTCTGTTGAAGCTGGGAGGTTTGTTCAAGAAGAACTTTGAGACGTTCGCTAACCACAAGATTGGTGTGGATGGTAAGCTCACGGAGGAGATTCTCGCTGCTGGTCCTATCTTTTAAGAGAGAACTACTATGATGTTGTCGAAACaaacaagaagaagatattATCAAGAATAAAATGTGACTTGTGTGTTGTATCTCTTTGTCCGAGTTATTTTATATGAAGTGGTTACTTTCGAGCAAAAGAACTTCCAAATATGGTGGATATGAAATATGACCTTATGTTATTTGATTTTCATATATTGTCgtcatttattttttccttaGTCTCTTACGAGAGATATTCTTCTGTTTTATTTTCCAATGAACAAGAAAAATTTAAGAGGAAATTAGTTTCACCGTGCACAAAGTATTAAGTTCTGGTCCATTTTAATAAATGCAAAAATAGATagtataagtatatatataatttattaatcacattatattatgtaaacttgtataattaaaatatataaaagtgaTTTATAACGTTATTATcactaaagaaaagaaaaggaaattgAAAACAGATGTAAGTTTTAGTGAAAAGGAAATTCTTGGGCCTATAAATAAAAGCTTCACCATATacctttttgtattttcttgttATCTCGCTCACTCTCTCGAGTCTCGACTAATATAATCTCATCTctccaaagaaaacaaaagaagaagctTATTCGATCTTCCTCGGAGACCGTCACATCCTTTGTGTGCAAGTCGTTTCTCAAAGTAAGTTAGTCTTTCCAGTGTTCGTTTCTTTATTGTATCGCACTTCTCGTACATACGTTAAACACTAACATTAGTTTGTTAACTCGTATTCGAGCTTTATGTGTTGAGGAAACAGAAACACGtagaaaaccctaattctctTTTGTTTGATCTTCTACTCgtagattaattttttttataaacttgcTTTGCTTGTTTGATGATGTTTAATGTGAAAACACACACGTATTGAAAATCAAAGGATCTCTCTTAATTAGGTTTCTACTTACTTGCAGGTCAATCATTATGTCAACAAGCTATCTTAGAGAACTTAAGCAACGTTCTGAAGCAGAGTTTCTTGAATTTCGTCAACGTATTAAGGAATCCATCAGGAACAAGACTCAAAACGGAAACGATCGTCCTCCAACCTCAGACTCAAtgccaagaaaaagaaaactccCGTATGAGTAAGTTATATTTCCTCGATGCTCTACTTTGTGTGTTATATAATTAAGCAAGAATTGAATATTTCTTTAACTCTGATTCTTTTTTGTCTTATAGGTTTGGTTCCTTCTTTGGTCCTTCTCAGCCTGGCATTGCTTCAAGAGTATTACAAGAAAGCAAACTACTCTTAAAAGACGAGCTTCTTGCCACTAAAGCGCTAGACTCGATCCAAACTGTAAGTCTCATCACATTTACATTGAAACTGTTTCTGTTTCATACTTTTTTGCAAGTCTTGTTAACATGCTAATAAAATTGCTTTTGTGTAATGCGTGCAGCAGAAGAAGAGTTCTAGTCAAACGAGTGGTTCAGAGGCTAAGGAGGTAAACTTTCCAAACGCAATCATTGATGTTTGATGAGGTATATACTTTTTGCTAATATAAATTGCCTTTTATTATTGTAACAGTTGAAAAGAAAAGCTAAGGAACTTAAAGAATCAAGAGACTACTCTTTCCTTTTCTCTGATGATGCCGAGCTTCCTGTTCCCATAAAGGTTCCAAGCTCTCTACCAACTTCCAGAGGAAGCCATTCAAGACCAGGTTCATCTACTAAAGGTCAAGCACAAACAAAGCCTGGTTCTGTAATAAGCTCTAAAACGCATAAACAAGGTTCCAAACTACCTACAAGAAAATCTGTACCAGTGGACCATAGAAAGAAGCTAACTAAGAAGCCACATTCCTCATCAAAGCCATTGACATCTGTTCCTAAAGAACAAAGGATAGAACAGAGGAAGGTTCATTCCAACGAAACCGAAAGTTCTTTGAAACACCACCGGATGATTAGCAAACCACCATTGAAGCAAGCTCATcaactaaagaagaagaaagtgtcagaagaagatgaagaggcgTTGAGAATGGTTAGAGAGATGTGCAAGACTGATCGTTTTGCCGGGCGTGATTTAGATGATTATGATGATAGAGGCATGGAAGCTACCTTAGAAGATATCATCAAGGAAGAGAAACGAAGGTACATATTTACATATCTTTAACTTTCTATTACCAGCAATGGTTAAGatgtttttgaatattttccCGGGAAaccaaagttcatgtttgtttgtttgattgataACAGTGAGAAACTTGCGAAGAAAGAAGACGCGGAACAACTACGGTTGATAGAAGAAGAGGAAAGGCGAGAAAGAGTCTTGAGAAAGGAGAAGAAACAGAAGCTGAGCCATTGATCATTTAGTGTTTATTACAGGGTTATTATTAGTTATACATCAtcacttttattttcttgttaataTGATTGTTATAGCCGAAACAAAGCCATAGGAGCTCATCAAATGACACGtagaatttttcaaatttgggaTCTTGTGGGATGCTCAGTTATAAATGTTGGTCAATGAGAttaatacaacaaaaaaaagagaatgaaGAAGAAACACTTTTTGGTTTAATTGATTGATCAATATTGCAGTATATTAGCTACAAGTCAGATTTTTGTTCCCGTGTCACAGCTCTGGAATGCTAtaccatttttttctttctctattAATTATAGCGATCAAATTTTATGTTATCCACTAGCAGCTGATTGGAGGTCATTTTCAAGTTTGTTAGGTTTAACATTTGTGGATTAGGATGAAACAGTGCCATCATATCCATAGCAAATCCATCAATTGTATTGTCAATGTACTCTAAATTCATAACCAACATATAATGGCTgtggaaaataataataataatgaaagaATCAAGTCTCACTGAAGGGTTTCTTGCATGACATATGCAGATAAGGTTCTCTGTTTGATTCTATTACCCATTTGTCTGTATCTGTTTGTTCTTTTTCgtttccatgttttttttttaacaactcgTTTCCATGTTAGGGTTTgactttaaaaatttattacgCTCTCGTAGTTTAACCAACGATACGGATTAATTCTTgagaaatgaaataaaatttccAAATCATACCctaataatgtatatatatagttggaGCGTTGAAAAGTTATGGTACTGGGATATTATATtgaaattttatgtaaattgtAGTAAATACGAGATCTTGATTGCAGTAGCCAAGATGCTTCTATCATGGGGCTTAGTAATGGAGAAGAGAGGAGATTAGCTGTAAATTAACTGGCTTTTGTTCTCTATTAGTTGATTATGTAATAGCCCACGTGTTATTTCTTTGCCTATCTTAGCATTTCTACGTGGTTCTTCAACGCTTTCGATTGttctttaaattattatatataactcaCCTCTTTTACTGTATTCAGAATAGCACGTTTGCACAAGACACAAGAGACCCATGCAAGTGTCCACATGTGTCTCCAGGCCTGTGTCTCTCTCTTGATAACGTGTACTATTTACAAACAGTGACATTCCAATTTTTTTATGTCTAGGGTTCTGAAAGAAAAAAGATCAAACTAACTCAAATGATGGTTATCAGATAATCATAAAACCAATGTTTGAGAAAGAGTTACGCATTTGTGACGAGACATAAAATAGTTTACATATAAGCAATGCTGTTTCACCCGATCTTATTGAGTTTGGACTCAAATTCCAATAAGTTTATTGATCAGTGCTTTGGTTGATTCAAATTTTATTGTTACTCAGTTTACATGCGGCTATTGCTTGTTTGGTTGTTGTATATGTATTCAAAATATGGTTTTGCTCGTTGAAGCTTTGATGATCTATGGTAGATAAAGATTCGAGGTTATTGTTAACGCTGCCAAGGCGCTTTTGAGGATCCAGTTAAAAGAAAGCTTATAGAAATTAAACCAGAGATCATTTGAATAGTGATGTGCGCTGAACAGAGGTCATGCTCAAAAAGAATATTTACACTGCAAGTTGAAAGAAAGGGGGTAGTATATATAGAATAATCTGATAAGTTGAAGAATGTTTACACGGCAATTTCAGGTTATagattcttagcaaaaaaaaaaaaaaatcaggttaTAGATCACTCTTGTTTGGTTGATATGTGTGACAGTTTAAGGAAGCCAATGAGATGCAAGTATATAGCAGAATCCAATGTCTCATGTGTAGCTCCATTTAAGGATCTTGTTGCAAGTGGGTTGTCTTTGTAATGAAGCAGGCAAAGTGAAGGCATCAGTACAATGAAAGAGAATAAAGGACAAAAATGGGTTTGAATATTTCTATGCACAGAAGACATGATCACATGAATAAAAGCACGCTGCTTCCAGGGCCGGCTTAAGGTATTAATGAGCCattggattaaaaaaaatagtttttgtaTTTATCTATAGATAACTTAAAAATTTTGAGTGTTTATtcctaattatttaaaaaaaatgtttgagcGCCGGGGCCATGCTCCTTTGCCTTATGCCCTAAGCGGCCTTGGGTGCTTCATGCTGGTAATTGTATTTGCATATTCAAGTTTTGTTCATCTATATCACAGCTCTTATGATATGATTTTTTCTCTGTCATATGGACCAAAACAATGTTTTAGGGTAGGTTTCATTCTGAAACTGTGTTCTGAAGATTTCTTTTGGTTCGTTAATAAGTTTGTTAGGTAAAAAACTAAGGATTATGATTAAACATTGCTATCAAACCACAACAAATCTACAGCAAATCCATCAATTATAGGGCCAACTTGCTCTAAATTCATCAACCAACACATAATGGCTGAGAAAATAAATAGTTAAACGGTGTAGTCTCACTAAAAGGTATCTTAAAGcttttataataatgtttatcTGTTTTAATTCTATACACATTTGTCTGTAtctgtttgttttctttcgtTTCCATTTAGGGTTTGACTTCAAAAATAATTAGGCGCCCACGTTAGCCAATGATACGGATCCAgagaaatatattatatatcagaAGTAATTTAGTATATAGATCTGGAGATatgaaatgaaatttaaaaacatatcgTAATCATGTGTATGTACTTGCACCCAAAAAATGTATATGTACTTGAAGCTTTTGAAAAGGAATAAAACTgatttaaaattgtaaatagtAAGTGTAAACCTTTTTTTATGCAGTAGCCAAAATGCTTCTATCATGGGCCTGAGTAAATGAATGGGGGAGGCAAAGAGCGAGAGAGATTAGCCTGTAAGTCTGAAACTGAACTGGCAGTTCTAGTTCAATAATTAATAGCTCACGTgccttttaattttgtttgccTAGCTTAGCATTTCTATGAAGTTTAACATtttcgataaatatttaatattaaataatacaaGAATCTTAACATTTTTTACCTAAGTGATGTCATGATATATGGAAACCTTTTTAAACTATATTCAGACTAGCACGTTTGCACAAGACACAAGAGCTCAAGAAACTGTCCACATGTGTCTTGTCTCTCTGTTAACGACTATATACAATACAAACAATAACATGTCAATGATTTATATTGGTCTATATAGATCAAGCTAAACTCAAATGATGATTTTGATCAAACAATCCTTAAGGAAGTATTAGGAATTTTTGAGCGGCGATAACGTTTAACTGACGCACATATATATGCTACTTTTATATgataagcatatatatatatatattcttttgtacaTGTCATTTCATTATTTAAACTCAGTGGCATCTTTTATTATTATGATCCCACTCAATAATCAATAGGTGAAATTTTCTAAGctcaattaaattattttttaaacttaattAATACCTTAATGGAGAATCAATATCCTGATATCTTCCGCTGCTACGCATGAAGTTTCGTGGCGCACCAAAACTCAATTCAAGCTCGTTGGGCGTCGCTTGAA comes from the Brassica rapa cultivar Chiifu-401-42 chromosome A01, CAAS_Brap_v3.01, whole genome shotgun sequence genome and includes:
- the LOC103856993 gene encoding phosphoenolpyruvate carboxykinase (ATP); the encoded protein is MSAGNGNANGDGGFSFPKGPAMPKITTGAKRGSEICHDDSGPTVKATTIDELHSLQKKRSAPTTPINQSGAAAFAAVSEEERQKIQLQSISASLASLTRESGPKVVRGDPAEKKADGSTTPAYAHGQHHSIFSPDLGAVSDSSLKFTHVLYNLSPAELYEQAIKYEKGSFITSNGALATLSGAKTGRAPRDKRVVRDATTEGELWWGKGSPNIEMDEHTFMVNRERAVDYLNSLEKVFVNDQFLNWDPENRIKVRIVSARAYHSLFMHNMCIRPTPEELESFGTPDFTIYNAGQFPCNRYTHYMTSSTSVDLNLSRREMVILGTQYAGEMKKGLFSVMHYLMPKRRILSLHSGCNMGKEGDVALFFGLSGTGKTTLSTDHNRYLIGDDEHCWTETGVSNIEGGCYAKCVDLSREKEPDIWNAIKFGTVLENVVFDEHTREVDYSDKSVTENTRAAYPIEFIPNAKIPCVGPHPKNVILLACDAFGVLPPVSKLNLAQTMYHFISGYTALVAGTEDGIKEPTATFSACFGAAFIMLHPTKYAAMLAEKMKTQGATGWLVNTGWSGGSYGVGNRIKLAYTRKIIDAIHSGSLLKANYKKTEIFGFEIPTEIEGIPSEILDPINSWSDKKAHKETLLKLGGLFKKNFETFANHKIGVDGKLTEEILAAGPIF
- the LOC103857094 gene encoding uncharacterized protein LOC103857094 isoform X2, with amino-acid sequence MSTSYLRELKQRSEAEFLEFRQRIKESIRNKTQNGNDRPPTSDSMPRKRKLPYEFGSFFGPSQPGIASRVLQESKLLLKDELLATKALDSIQTKKSSSQTSGSEAKELKRKAKELKESRDYSFLFSDDAELPVPIKVPSSLPTSRGSHSRPGSSTKGQAQTKPGSVISSKTHKQGSKLPTRKSVPVDHRKKLTKKPHSSSKPLTSVPKEQRIEQRKVHSNETESSLKHHRMISKPPLKQAHQLKKKKVSEEDEEALRMVREMCKTDRFAGRDLDDYDDRGMEATLEDIIKEEKRSEKLAKKEDAEQLRLIEEEERRERVLRKEKKQKLSH
- the LOC103857094 gene encoding uncharacterized protein LOC103857094 isoform X1, whose amino-acid sequence is MSTSYLRELKQRSEAEFLEFRQRIKESIRNKTQNGNDRPPTSDSMPRKRKLPYEFGSFFGPSQPGIASRVLQESKLLLKDELLATKALDSIQTQKKSSSQTSGSEAKELKRKAKELKESRDYSFLFSDDAELPVPIKVPSSLPTSRGSHSRPGSSTKGQAQTKPGSVISSKTHKQGSKLPTRKSVPVDHRKKLTKKPHSSSKPLTSVPKEQRIEQRKVHSNETESSLKHHRMISKPPLKQAHQLKKKKVSEEDEEALRMVREMCKTDRFAGRDLDDYDDRGMEATLEDIIKEEKRSEKLAKKEDAEQLRLIEEEERRERVLRKEKKQKLSH